From the Octadecabacter antarcticus 307 genome, one window contains:
- a CDS encoding TfoX/Sxy family protein — MAAISTIRNIGPASQAMYNAAGIMTAQDLRNMGADAAYARLLQTGNPPHFIGYYTLHMALQGRPWNDCKGEEKKALRMTFDALKAAHFNTAKSELDAFMDQIGLIDRQ, encoded by the coding sequence ATGGCAGCAATATCGACCATCAGAAACATCGGTCCCGCATCACAAGCAATGTACAACGCAGCTGGCATCATGACAGCGCAAGACCTGCGTAACATGGGCGCGGACGCGGCATATGCGCGGCTTTTGCAAACCGGAAACCCACCGCATTTCATCGGCTATTACACCTTGCACATGGCGTTACAGGGCCGCCCGTGGAACGATTGCAAGGGAGAAGAAAAGAAGGCGCTGCGCATGACCTTCGACGCTTTGAAAGCCGCGCATTTCAACACCGCCAAATCTGAACTGGACGCTTTCATGGATCAGATCGGCCTGATTGATCGGCAATAA
- a CDS encoding transglycosylase SLT domain-containing protein: MKYLLLIFGLALTACSQAPERAPQAALYPNETPQMRALIVKYAAIHEIPEALLHAVIQRESDYRAQARNGPYYGLMQILPQTARGMGFTGAPSELLIAETNLIYAGRYLRGAWLISDGDIDTAVGWYARGYYYEARDRCLLVETGLRNREVRRDC; encoded by the coding sequence ATGAAATACCTCCTACTTATTTTTGGTCTTGCGCTGACGGCGTGTTCCCAAGCCCCCGAACGCGCGCCGCAAGCCGCCCTTTATCCGAATGAAACGCCGCAAATGCGCGCGCTGATCGTGAAATATGCGGCGATCCATGAGATCCCCGAAGCCCTGCTTCACGCGGTCATCCAGCGCGAAAGCGACTACCGCGCGCAGGCCCGCAATGGGCCCTACTACGGATTGATGCAGATTTTACCGCAAACCGCGCGGGGCATGGGGTTTACTGGCGCGCCAAGCGAACTTCTGATCGCAGAAACCAACCTGATCTATGCGGGGCGTTATCTGCGCGGCGCGTGGCTGATCTCGGACGGAGATATCGATACCGCCGTGGGATGGTACGCACGTGGATATTACTACGAAGCCCGCGATCGCTGTTTGTTGGTTGAAACCGGACTGCGAAACCGCGAAGTGCGTCGCGACTGCTAG
- a CDS encoding DMT family transporter, protein MPLFVLIAVVMMNFAANSVLSRAGIYLFGMDPLLFSGIRLGSGAVMLAALVSLRGGWPALDRARSLTAGALLIYLVPFSLAYLTLPSGVGALILFGVVQITMFAGSALAGTQPTLRQWLGMGIAMAGLGWLLWPSETLALDGLGVAFMALAGVGWGVFSLRGRGSRDPLADMGLSFVVLLPAAFVLMLLGGGWSPAGAVVAVVCGGVTSGLGYALWYRVLPQIAATTGAVAQLSVPVIAIIAGAVLLGEVVTFDIVMASMVVLGGIGVAVMRR, encoded by the coding sequence ATGCCACTTTTCGTGCTGATCGCCGTTGTTATGATGAATTTCGCCGCCAATTCCGTGCTCAGCCGCGCTGGGATTTACCTGTTTGGTATGGACCCGTTGCTATTTTCAGGCATTCGGTTGGGGTCGGGGGCGGTGATGTTGGCGGCTTTGGTCAGTTTGCGCGGAGGGTGGCCGGCCCTGGACCGTGCGCGCAGTCTGACGGCGGGTGCGTTGTTAATATACTTGGTGCCGTTTTCGCTGGCCTACCTGACGTTGCCGTCGGGTGTGGGCGCGTTGATCCTGTTTGGGGTCGTGCAGATCACGATGTTTGCCGGATCTGCCTTGGCAGGCACGCAGCCGACGCTGCGCCAATGGCTGGGCATGGGAATCGCGATGGCGGGATTGGGCTGGCTGCTTTGGCCGTCCGAGACATTGGCGTTAGACGGGCTTGGTGTCGCGTTCATGGCTTTGGCAGGCGTCGGCTGGGGCGTGTTTTCGCTGCGTGGACGCGGATCGCGCGATCCGTTGGCGGATATGGGGCTGAGCTTTGTTGTGTTGCTGCCCGCCGCGTTTGTGTTGATGCTATTGGGTGGCGGTTGGTCGCCGGCTGGCGCGGTGGTCGCGGTGGTGTGTGGTGGTGTGACGTCCGGCCTTGGCTATGCGCTGTGGTACCGCGTTTTACCACAGATCGCCGCGACAACAGGGGCGGTGGCGCAGCTAAGTGTGCCGGTCATCGCAATCATCGCGGGCGCAGTTTTGTTGGGTGAGGTCGTCACATTTGATATCGTGATGGCGTCAATGGTGGTGCTGGGCGGGATCGGGGTGGCGGTGATGCGACGCTAA
- the ndk gene encoding nucleoside-diphosphate kinase: MAIQRTFSIIKPDATKRNLTGAIVAKFEAAGLRIIASKRIQLSLAQAQEFYGVHSERPFFGELTEFMVSEPIVVQVLEGEDAIAKNREVMGATNPADAADGTIRKEFALSIGENSVHGSDAPETAAEEIAYFFSGLELVG, translated from the coding sequence ATGGCTATCCAGCGCACATTTTCGATCATTAAACCAGACGCCACAAAGCGTAACCTGACAGGCGCGATTGTCGCAAAATTTGAGGCCGCAGGCCTTCGCATCATCGCATCTAAGCGCATTCAGCTTTCACTGGCACAGGCGCAAGAGTTTTATGGCGTGCATTCCGAGCGCCCGTTCTTTGGCGAACTGACCGAATTCATGGTTTCCGAGCCTATTGTTGTTCAGGTTCTTGAAGGCGAAGACGCGATTGCGAAAAACCGCGAAGTTATGGGCGCGACGAACCCTGCCGACGCCGCTGACGGCACAATCCGCAAAGAATTCGCGCTGAGCATCGGCGAGAATTCCGTGCATGGGTCGGACGCGCCTGAAACGGCTGCAGAAGAAATCGCTTACTTCTTCTCTGGTCTTGAGCTGGTCGGCTAA
- a CDS encoding ABC-F family ATP-binding cassette domain-containing protein produces MLRISEITYSVQGRTLIENTTVTIPTGHKVGLVGRNGTGKTTLFRIIRGEMVLDTGGISMPKGWKIGGVSQEVPGNEVSLLNTVLAADVERVNLLAEAETATDPTRIADVQTRLTDIDAWSAEARASSILKGLGFTAPEQLQPCSAFSGGWRMRVALAAVLFSEPDLLLLDEPTNYLDLEGALWLENYLVKYPHTVLIVSHDRELLNRSVGGILHLEDKGLIYYTGNYDMFVKQRAEKRALVASAAKKQDLKRAHLQAFVDRFKAKASKAKQAQSRVKALEKMETIRMPEDAARTVFTFPKPEELSPPIIATEGVSVGYGDTIVLDKLDLRIDQDDRIALLGRNGEGKSTLSKLLSGRLEKMGGKFSSSNKLRIGFFAQHQVDELYVDETPLEHLFRVRAAEGPARLRARLAGFGLGADQADTEVGRLSGGQKARLSLLLATIDAPHLLILDEPTNHLDIQSREALVEALTAYTGAVILVSHDMHLLSLVADRLWLVKDGRVTTYDDDLPAYRRMLLTPDTRKADKAKPPKPAKPKASREQLLAMKADVRKCEDRVNKINDMADKLSKKLADPALYEDARVGELETWNRKYAEIREALKKAESLWMIALERLDAADKP; encoded by the coding sequence ATGTTACGCATTTCAGAAATCACATATTCCGTGCAGGGCCGTACCCTGATTGAAAACACCACCGTCACGATTCCGACGGGCCATAAGGTTGGCCTTGTCGGGCGCAATGGCACGGGTAAAACCACGCTGTTCCGCATTATTCGTGGTGAAATGGTCTTGGACACGGGCGGGATTTCCATGCCCAAAGGCTGGAAAATTGGCGGTGTCTCTCAAGAAGTGCCGGGCAACGAAGTGTCGCTCCTCAACACAGTTCTGGCCGCAGACGTTGAACGGGTGAACCTGCTGGCTGAGGCCGAAACCGCAACCGACCCCACCCGCATCGCAGACGTTCAGACCCGACTTACGGATATTGACGCATGGTCCGCCGAAGCGCGCGCCTCCTCAATCCTCAAGGGTCTCGGCTTCACCGCCCCTGAACAACTGCAACCCTGTTCGGCGTTTTCGGGCGGTTGGCGCATGCGCGTCGCGCTTGCGGCCGTGCTGTTCAGCGAACCCGACCTGTTGCTGCTCGACGAACCGACAAACTACCTCGACCTTGAGGGCGCGCTGTGGCTTGAAAACTATCTGGTGAAATATCCCCACACGGTTTTGATCGTCAGCCACGACCGCGAATTGCTGAACCGCTCCGTGGGCGGTATCCTGCACCTCGAAGACAAGGGCCTGATCTATTACACTGGCAATTACGATATGTTTGTCAAACAGCGCGCCGAAAAGCGTGCGTTGGTTGCATCAGCTGCCAAGAAACAAGACCTCAAGCGGGCCCACCTACAGGCCTTTGTTGATCGCTTCAAAGCCAAAGCATCCAAGGCAAAACAGGCGCAGTCACGCGTAAAAGCCCTCGAAAAAATGGAAACAATCCGCATGCCAGAAGATGCGGCACGCACTGTTTTCACGTTCCCCAAGCCCGAAGAACTGTCGCCACCAATCATTGCCACCGAAGGCGTATCTGTCGGCTACGGTGACACGATCGTGTTGGATAAACTCGACCTGCGGATCGACCAAGACGACCGCATCGCGTTGCTTGGGCGCAACGGCGAAGGTAAATCCACGCTGTCCAAACTGCTGTCGGGTCGCCTTGAAAAGATGGGTGGCAAATTTTCGTCTTCCAACAAACTGCGCATCGGTTTCTTCGCCCAACATCAGGTCGATGAACTCTACGTTGATGAGACCCCGCTAGAACACCTGTTCCGCGTACGCGCCGCCGAAGGCCCGGCCCGCCTGCGTGCGCGTCTTGCCGGATTTGGCCTTGGCGCCGATCAGGCCGACACCGAAGTCGGTCGCCTTTCGGGTGGTCAAAAAGCCCGCCTGTCACTGTTACTGGCCACCATTGACGCGCCGCATCTGCTGATTCTGGACGAACCAACCAACCACCTCGACATCCAATCGCGCGAAGCCCTCGTCGAAGCGCTGACCGCATACACAGGCGCTGTGATCCTTGTTAGCCACGACATGCACCTGCTGTCCCTCGTCGCGGATCGCCTCTGGCTGGTCAAAGACGGCCGCGTCACCACCTATGACGATGACCTTCCGGCCTACCGCCGTATGTTGCTAACGCCGGATACGCGCAAAGCTGACAAGGCCAAACCACCAAAACCCGCAAAGCCCAAAGCGTCCCGCGAACAACTGCTGGCAATGAAAGCCGACGTGCGCAAATGCGAAGACCGTGTCAATAAAATTAATGATATGGCCGATAAACTGTCCAAGAAACTTGCCGATCCTGCGCTTTACGAAGATGCCCGCGTCGGTGAACTTGAAACATGGAATCGCAAATACGCCGAAATCCGCGAGGCTCTGAAAAAGGCCGAAAGCCTGTGGATGATCGCCCTCGAAAGGCTGGACGCTGCCGACAAGCCTTAA
- a CDS encoding MarC family protein: MDPQFLITAFVALFVVIDPIGLAPLFVALTAGMSTQKRRAIAIRACVVSIGILLVFSIFGHNILAFAGISMPAFRIAGGILLFLTALDMLFERRQKRREDRAEEEDIDDDDPSVFPLAIPLIAGPGSITTIILLVGQTEGTKDYAAVMGVLLAIMALVFLMFLSASTIERLLGKTGITVVTRLLGMLLAALSVQFVLDGLRSFGLGT, from the coding sequence ATGGACCCGCAATTCCTCATCACCGCCTTCGTCGCGTTGTTTGTCGTGATCGACCCCATCGGTCTGGCGCCACTTTTCGTGGCACTCACCGCTGGAATGTCGACGCAGAAACGCCGCGCCATCGCGATCCGCGCCTGCGTTGTGTCGATTGGCATCTTGCTGGTGTTCTCGATATTCGGTCACAACATCTTGGCTTTCGCTGGTATCTCAATGCCCGCATTCCGAATTGCGGGCGGCATATTGCTGTTCCTTACAGCGCTCGACATGCTGTTTGAACGCCGCCAAAAACGCCGCGAAGACCGCGCTGAAGAAGAAGACATCGACGATGACGATCCATCCGTCTTCCCGCTCGCGATCCCCCTCATCGCGGGCCCGGGGTCGATCACTACAATCATCCTGCTGGTCGGCCAAACGGAAGGCACCAAAGACTATGCCGCCGTCATGGGCGTACTGCTGGCAATTATGGCCTTGGTATTTTTGATGTTCCTCAGCGCCAGCACCATTGAACGTCTGCTTGGTAAAACCGGCATCACCGTCGTCACCCGCCTGTTGGGGATGCTACTGGCCGCGCTGTCCGTGCAATTCGTTCTCGACGGGCTGCGCTCTTTTGGTTTGGGAACCTAG
- a CDS encoding retropepsin-like aspartic protease family protein: MLGMDVGKIVGIALLLILSLSLFGSLFKSARMRNALIWVLIFGSVIFGAGGWDEISRSFFQHQATFTEARVEVPKGRDNHFRLTLQINGIDVDFLVDTGASQVVLNQADAARVGLNPDTLAYIGIAQTANGEVATAPVRLDRVDLGDISDTQVRASVNSGQMENSLLGMSYLSRFESIEIRRDVLILNR, from the coding sequence ATGCTGGGTATGGATGTTGGAAAAATTGTAGGAATCGCCCTGCTGCTTATACTTAGCCTGTCGCTTTTCGGCTCCTTGTTCAAGTCGGCGAGGATGCGCAACGCCCTTATCTGGGTCTTGATTTTTGGCAGTGTGATCTTTGGTGCGGGCGGATGGGACGAAATCAGCCGCAGCTTTTTCCAGCATCAGGCCACCTTCACTGAAGCCCGCGTCGAAGTCCCCAAAGGCCGCGACAACCATTTTAGATTAACTTTGCAAATCAACGGTATAGACGTCGATTTCTTGGTCGATACAGGTGCAAGCCAAGTTGTGTTAAATCAAGCGGACGCTGCCCGCGTCGGTCTCAACCCCGACACCCTTGCCTACATTGGCATCGCCCAAACCGCGAACGGCGAAGTTGCGACAGCGCCCGTCAGACTTGACCGTGTTGACCTCGGTGACATCAGCGACACGCAGGTGCGCGCCAGCGTGAACAGTGGCCAAATGGAAAACTCCCTGCTCGGCATGTCTTACCTCAGCCGATTTGAATCCATCGAAATCCGCCGCGATGTGTTGATTTTGAACCGCTGA
- a CDS encoding DNA polymerase III subunit chi, giving the protein MGSVYFYHLTSASVEQTLPMLLNKSRDAGWVVEVRGRDKGAMERLDQALWGGPAEAFLPHGLAGGDHDAEQPILLTYATGAGHTPTCLMSVHGADISADEAHAAQRSCVLFDGHDGDALAHARVQWKTLKDAGCSAQYWSQAAGKWEKKAET; this is encoded by the coding sequence GTGGGCTCTGTCTATTTCTATCATCTCACCAGCGCATCGGTGGAACAGACGCTGCCGATGTTGCTGAACAAATCCCGCGACGCGGGATGGGTGGTTGAGGTGCGTGGGCGTGATAAAGGGGCGATGGAACGGCTTGATCAAGCGCTGTGGGGCGGTCCGGCTGAGGCGTTTTTACCGCATGGATTGGCGGGCGGCGATCATGACGCTGAGCAGCCGATTTTGCTGACTTACGCAACGGGTGCTGGCCATACACCGACCTGTCTGATGTCGGTGCATGGCGCCGATATCAGTGCGGACGAGGCGCACGCGGCACAACGGAGCTGTGTGCTGTTTGACGGCCATGACGGCGACGCCTTGGCCCACGCGCGGGTGCAGTGGAAAACCCTAAAGGACGCGGGCTGTTCGGCGCAGTATTGGAGCCAAGCGGCAGGGAAATGGGAAAAGAAAGCCGAGACGTAA
- a CDS encoding leucyl aminopeptidase: MTDLAMLKISETNLDELATHAGAIAIFATPDGKLGLAARKLNALTKKAVARAVESTQFEKLKTGDAIALSFPAGIAAAKVIVVKLGRRPSVEDARKAGASIAKARGEADVLILGGNIGRMEDVALGTALRSYTFTPHKTGDKDTLGAIEVMVTAPSDLQAAADVAMAVAQGVVFTRDLTNEPANVLTTTEFADRLVELENLGMTVEVLEEDALEELGMGSLLCVGLGSASPSKVVVMQWNGGGDEAPFALVGKGVVFDTGGISLKPAGGMEDMTMDMGGAGVVAGVMKTLALRKARANVVGLVGLVENMPSDRATRPGDVVTSMKGDTIEVINTDAEGRLVLADVVWYAQDRFKPTGVINLATLTGAVIVALGHENAGVFSNNDDLTNGFMKAAQAEGEGAWRLPMSAAYDAKLKSRIADVKNVGGREAGSITAAQFIKRFIKDDMPWIHLDIAGVASVKAETALAPVGATGWGVMALNRFIADGYEAG; encoded by the coding sequence ATGACCGACCTTGCAATGCTGAAAATCTCTGAAACCAACTTGGATGAATTGGCAACCCACGCGGGCGCGATTGCGATTTTCGCGACGCCTGATGGCAAACTGGGTTTGGCAGCACGCAAGCTGAACGCGTTGACTAAAAAGGCTGTCGCGCGGGCGGTTGAAAGTACGCAGTTTGAAAAGCTCAAAACCGGTGATGCGATTGCACTGTCGTTTCCGGCAGGGATTGCCGCTGCAAAGGTGATCGTGGTGAAGCTGGGGCGGCGGCCGTCGGTTGAAGACGCCCGCAAAGCAGGGGCGTCAATCGCTAAGGCGCGTGGCGAGGCCGATGTGCTGATTTTGGGCGGCAACATAGGCCGAATGGAAGACGTGGCCCTGGGCACGGCGCTGCGCAGCTATACGTTTACGCCCCACAAAACCGGTGACAAAGATACGCTTGGCGCAATTGAGGTGATGGTGACAGCGCCCAGCGATCTGCAAGCGGCGGCTGACGTGGCGATGGCCGTGGCACAAGGCGTTGTTTTCACACGTGATTTGACAAACGAGCCTGCAAATGTGCTGACCACTACAGAATTCGCCGATCGCTTGGTCGAACTGGAAAACCTCGGCATGACAGTCGAGGTTCTGGAAGAAGACGCGTTGGAAGAGCTTGGGATGGGATCGCTGCTCTGTGTCGGTCTTGGGTCCGCGAGCCCGTCTAAAGTGGTGGTGATGCAGTGGAATGGCGGTGGCGACGAGGCGCCGTTCGCGCTGGTCGGCAAGGGCGTCGTGTTTGACACGGGCGGCATTTCACTGAAACCTGCGGGTGGCATGGAAGACATGACCATGGATATGGGCGGCGCGGGCGTTGTGGCGGGTGTGATGAAAACGTTGGCGCTGCGCAAAGCCCGCGCGAATGTTGTTGGGCTCGTGGGACTGGTCGAAAATATGCCGTCTGATCGGGCGACGCGCCCCGGTGATGTGGTCACATCAATGAAGGGCGACACGATTGAGGTCATCAACACAGACGCCGAAGGGCGTTTGGTTTTGGCTGATGTGGTCTGGTATGCACAGGACCGGTTTAAGCCCACGGGTGTGATCAATCTAGCGACCCTGACGGGTGCGGTGATTGTGGCGTTGGGCCATGAAAATGCCGGCGTGTTTTCCAACAATGATGACCTGACAAACGGTTTCATGAAAGCGGCGCAGGCCGAGGGTGAGGGCGCGTGGCGGTTGCCGATGTCGGCGGCGTATGATGCCAAATTGAAAAGCCGGATCGCTGATGTGAAGAACGTCGGCGGACGCGAAGCTGGGTCAATTACAGCAGCGCAGTTCATCAAGCGGTTCATCAAAGATGACATGCCTTGGATCCATCTGGATATTGCGGGTGTGGCGTCGGTAAAGGCCGAAACTGCGTTGGCACCGGTTGGTGCTACGGGGTGGGGCGTCATGGCGCTAAATCGTTTTATAGCAGATGGTTACGAAGCGGGATAA
- the lptF gene encoding LPS export ABC transporter permease LptF has translation MARFDRYMLSQLLVLFGFFSLILVVIYWINRAVRLFDRLIADGQSAWVFLELTSLSLPSVIRIVLPLSAFVAAVYVTNRMSSDSELTVVQATGYSPFRLARPIIYFGLIVAALMSVLTHILVPLSTEQLTSRQSEISQTMTARLLTPGEFLTPSDDVTFYIRELTPSGEMLDIFISESTDPTRRTTYTAARAYLVRTENGPQLVMIDGLTQTLDHETNRLLTTGFADFVYDVGALMNDEFVRRVSVNGLSTLALLRPSAAAIAATNKTGYELKLRGHDRIAQAALGFVAGLVGFSALVVGGFSRFGLWRNILFAVGLVILLKILESTGTSIARANPALWPFVYLAGIGGVVISAILLHIAARPYFFKRRPKTYSQGARI, from the coding sequence TTGGCGCGATTTGACCGCTATATGCTGTCGCAACTCCTTGTCTTGTTTGGGTTCTTTTCCCTTATTCTGGTAGTGATCTACTGGATCAATAGGGCTGTGCGCCTGTTTGATCGCCTGATTGCAGATGGCCAATCGGCGTGGGTGTTTCTTGAACTGACATCGCTGTCCCTGCCCAGCGTTATCCGGATCGTGTTGCCGCTGTCGGCGTTTGTGGCCGCAGTTTACGTCACCAACCGCATGTCATCGGACTCCGAACTGACGGTCGTGCAGGCCACGGGTTATTCACCGTTCCGGCTGGCACGCCCCATCATTTATTTCGGCCTGATTGTGGCTGCATTGATGTCGGTGCTGACCCATATTCTCGTCCCACTATCGACCGAACAACTGACCTCTCGCCAATCTGAAATTTCGCAAACCATGACTGCGCGTCTGTTGACTCCCGGTGAATTTCTAACACCATCAGACGATGTGACGTTCTACATCCGTGAACTCACGCCCAGCGGTGAGATGCTGGACATTTTCATCTCCGAATCCACAGACCCGACCCGACGCACCACCTATACCGCTGCCCGTGCTTATCTTGTGCGCACTGAAAACGGCCCACAATTGGTGATGATCGACGGACTGACGCAAACGCTAGACCATGAAACCAACCGCCTCCTCACCACTGGTTTTGCAGATTTCGTCTATGACGTCGGCGCGTTGATGAACGATGAGTTCGTCCGCAGAGTTTCCGTCAATGGCCTGTCCACATTGGCCCTGCTGCGCCCTAGTGCTGCTGCAATTGCTGCCACCAACAAAACTGGTTACGAATTGAAACTGCGCGGCCACGATCGCATCGCGCAAGCCGCATTGGGATTTGTGGCTGGACTTGTGGGTTTTTCGGCGCTGGTCGTTGGTGGCTTCAGCCGCTTTGGACTGTGGCGCAATATTTTGTTTGCTGTCGGCTTAGTGATCCTGCTTAAGATTCTCGAAAGCACAGGCACCAGTATCGCGCGCGCAAATCCGGCACTTTGGCCATTTGTCTACCTTGCGGGGATCGGTGGCGTGGTAATTTCCGCAATCCTGCTGCACATTGCGGCACGTCCGTATTTCTTCAAACGACGCCCAAAAACCTATTCTCAAGGCGCGCGCATATGA
- the lptG gene encoding LPS export ABC transporter permease LptG → MILHRYFARRFAWTFTATFGGFFVLMLLIDLVEQLRRYGGEASLGDMLQLSLLKLPSLLYDILPLIMVLATVATFLGLARSSELIVSRAAGRSALRALVAPLIVTVIIGAITIGVFNPLVAATSKEFEARKTTLRSDAPSVLAISENGLWLRQGDDNSQTVIRAGGANLDGTQLQDVTFIRFSKTGHPTRRIEAATANLTIGAWDLTDAKVWPLVGNRVAESVATIHTTLRIPSTLTADEIRDSFGVPSSIAIWELPAFIDRLEVAGFSATRHQVWLQMELAQPAFLLAMVLIGAGFTMRHQRGGRTGVMVLAAILICFALFFLRNFAQILGENGQISAGLAAWAPPLAAIAGSLGLLLHLEDG, encoded by the coding sequence ATGATACTGCACCGCTACTTTGCGCGCCGTTTCGCGTGGACATTCACCGCCACATTTGGCGGGTTCTTCGTGTTGATGCTGCTGATTGATCTGGTCGAACAACTGCGCAGATACGGCGGCGAGGCCAGCCTTGGCGACATGCTGCAACTTAGCCTTCTTAAACTTCCGAGCCTTCTCTACGATATTTTACCACTCATCATGGTACTGGCGACGGTGGCGACGTTCCTTGGCCTTGCGCGATCATCCGAATTAATCGTTTCTCGTGCGGCGGGACGATCCGCCCTGCGTGCACTTGTCGCCCCACTGATCGTGACGGTCATAATAGGCGCGATCACCATCGGCGTATTTAACCCTCTCGTTGCTGCCACATCAAAAGAATTCGAGGCTCGTAAAACCACGTTGCGATCAGACGCGCCATCGGTGCTGGCGATCTCGGAAAACGGGTTGTGGTTGCGCCAGGGCGATGACAATAGCCAAACCGTTATTCGTGCTGGCGGCGCTAATCTGGACGGGACGCAATTGCAGGACGTGACGTTCATCAGGTTTTCTAAAACAGGCCACCCAACCCGCCGGATCGAAGCCGCGACGGCCAACCTGACCATCGGCGCTTGGGATCTAACAGACGCCAAAGTATGGCCACTGGTCGGTAACCGCGTCGCCGAAAGTGTGGCCACAATCCACACCACCCTGCGCATCCCGTCCACCCTCACTGCGGATGAAATCCGCGACAGTTTCGGCGTACCATCCTCAATTGCGATCTGGGAATTGCCCGCCTTCATTGACCGACTTGAGGTCGCAGGTTTTTCAGCAACCCGCCATCAAGTCTGGCTGCAAATGGAACTCGCGCAACCTGCCTTTTTGCTGGCGATGGTTCTGATAGGCGCGGGCTTTACGATGCGCCATCAGCGCGGTGGGCGCACGGGCGTCATGGTGCTGGCCGCAATCCTGATCTGTTTTGCACTGTTCTTCTTGCGCAATTTCGCGCAAATCTTGGGTGAGAACGGGCAGATCTCCGCAGGTCTCGCGGCATGGGCGCCCCCACTCGCGGCGATCGCCGGATCCCTTGGCTTGTTGCTGCATCTAGAGGACGGCTGA